AGGTGTTCAGCACCAGGTTGTCGGCGATCGAGTAGCTCAGCACCAGGCCATCTTCCTGTCGATCCTCGGGCACATGCGCGGTGCCGGCCTCGGTGATCGTGCGCGGCACGGCGTTAGTCAGATCCTGGCCGGCGATCAACACCTGGCCGGCCTGAACATGGCGCAGGCCGGTGATCGCCTCGACCAGCTCGGTCTGGCCGTTGCCCTGTACGCCTGCAATGCCGACGATCTCGCCGGCACGCACCTCGAGCGAGACCTTATTGACCACCTGCTGCGCGCGATCGTCGTTCACGCACAGAGCGCGCAGCTCGAGCACCAGCGCGCCGGGATGCGCCGGACCTTTGTCGACTTCAAGCAGCACACTGCGCCCCACCATCATCTCGGCCAGGCTGCGCTCAGTCGCGCCATGCGGCGATGTCTCGCCCACCACCTGGCCGCGCCGCAGCACCATGATCCGGTCGGAGATCGCCAGTACCTCTTTGAGCTTATGCGAAATGAAGATCACCGAGGTGCCCTGGGCCTTGAGTATTCGGATCACCGCGAACAGCTGGTCGGCCTCCTGCGGCGTCAGCACAGCGGTTGGCTCGTCGAGGATCAGGATCTCGGCCTTCCGATACAGCGCCTTGATGATCTCGACACGCTGCTGCTGGCCCACCGACAGATCCTTCACATACGCGTCAGGGTCGACGTTCAGGTTATACTGCTGCGACAGCTCGTTGATGCGCTGGCGCACGGTCGCGGTGTCGAGCGCCAGCCCCTTGAGCGTTTCGGCGCCGAGCATGATATTTTCGGCCACGGTGAACACCGGCACCAGCATGAAATGCTGATGAACCATGCCGATGCCACGGCGGATCGACTCGCTCGGGCGGCTGATGCGCACCGGCTCGCCGCGCACCAGCATCTCGCCGGAATCCTGGTGGTACAGGCCATACAGAATATTCATCAGCGTGGTCTTGCCGGCACCATTCTCGCCCAGCAGCGCCAGCACCTCGCCGCGATACAGCTTGAGGCTCACGTCTTTGTTGGCCACCACGCCAGGGAAGGTTTTGGTGACATTACGCGCTTCAAGCACGACTTCACGATCCATGGCCCACCTAACACAGTTAGGGCTTACGCCCACGCGGTATGCCGCATCCCAACGCCGTGCGGTTCGGTTTCGGCAGCACGGCACATGCTACCGAAGGCGCACCACGCCGACTGCGCACATCCTACAGCTACTACCCGATCCCACTCCAGCCGGCCGCGTTTGGCCGCAGCGGCCTCGGCCCGGCGGCCTGCGGGCAGCCGCAGCAAACGATCAACCCTACTCGGTCTCATACGGCACGCCAACCGACGCGGGCGGGTAGGCTCGGCCAATCACGCCCGCCAGCACGATGATCGTCAGCAGGTATGGGAACATACCCACGAACTGCGACGGGATCGGAATGCCGAACTGCTGAGCGTTGATCTGCAGGGCATTAGCCGCGCCGAACAGCAGCGCCGCCGCCCAGGCGCCAAACGAGGTCCAGCCGCCAAAGATCAGCGCCGCCAGAGCAATAAACCCGCGCCCGTTGGTGATCAGCGTCTCGAAGCTTGGCACGCCCTCGAGCGTGAAGTATGCGCCGCCCAGGCCGGCAATACCCGCGCCGATCAGCACATTCATATAGCGCATATACTTGACGCGGATGCCGACCGTATCGGCCGCGCGCGGGTTCTCGCCCACTGCGCGCGTACGCAGCCCCCAGCGAGTGTAGAACATCACGTAATGCACCACCACCACCAGAATAATCGCCGTCCAGGCGATCGGTTGCTGGCGGAAGATCGGGCCAACCACCGGCAGCTCAGACAGGATCGGGATGGGGATCTGCGGCAGCAGCCCGGCCGAGCGCAACCCGGCCTTACTCAGCACCTGGGTGTCGAGAAAGCCGGTGAGACCGGCCGCCAGAATGTTGATCACCGTGCCGCTGACGATCTGGTCGACTTTGAAGGTGATCGACAGCCAGGCGTGCAGCAGGCCCATAAGCATGCCGGTGAGGATGCCGGCCACAATGCCGATGCCCAGGTTCTGGGTCAGCGCGGCTGCGACGAACGCACCCATTGCGGCGGCCAGCATCATGCCCTCGATCGCGATATTAACCACGCCGCTGCGCTCGCAGAACAGCCCGGCCAGCGCGCCCAGCGTGATCGGCGTGGCAAAGCGCAGTGTCGTGGCCAGCATACTGGCAGCCACAATCTCGGGCGACTCAGCGTCGCGACCCAGCACAACCGTGAGGACGATCAGGGCGACAACCGTGCCGATGATGAACAGAAAGCGATTACGTGACATGTGTGCTCCACCGCCAATTGTAGCGTGCAGACGGCTAATCTGATCGATACAGGGCTACGTCGCAGCCCGGTTCTGCCTGCGGCAACACGATTTCCAGGGGGTACGGTGGCCTTAGCTCTTGCCCCAGCCCTTGCTGAGCGTCGCCTGGCCGGCTTCGTCGCGCGTCGCCGGCACGCGGTAGATCCAGCGGATGATCTGCTCGGCTGCGACGAAGATCAGAATCAGCGCCTGGATCACCGAGATAATATCTGAGGAGATCTGCGTGCGGAACTGCATGATCGTTGCGCCGTTGCGCAGGCCACCAAACAGCAGTGCCGAGAGCACCACACCCAGCGAGGTGTTGCGGCCCAGCAGCGCGATTGCGATGCTGTCGAAGCCATAGCCAACATTGAAGCCGAGCGTACTGCGGTAGTTCACGCCGGCCACCTGCACGGCGCCGGCCAGCCCGGCCAGCATGCCGCTCAGGCCCAGGGCCAGCACGACATTACGCGACACGTTGATACCCGCGTACTTGGCGGCCGAGGAGTTCGCGCCGACCGTGCGGATCTCAAAGCCCCAGGTGGTCTTCCACAGGAAGTACCACACGCCGACGGCCGCGAGAAACGCCAGCACCACGCCCCAGTGCAGCCCCGGCAGCAGCGCCGGCAGGCGCGCGGCCTCGGCGATCTTGGGCGTTTGCGCGGTGACATTGGTCGAATCTTTCCAGGGGCCATTCAGCAGATAGCCCGAGATCTGCGCGGCGATATAGTTGAGCATGATCGTGGTGATCACCTCGTGCGCGCCGGTGCGGGCCTTCAGAAAGCCAGGGATCATGCCCCACAGAAAGCCGCCCAGCATGCCCACCAGCAGCGTAAGCGGCAGGTGAATGATCGCCGGCATGCCTTTGACGCCAAAGCCTACACCGGCGGCCAGCAGTGCGCCGATCGCCAGCTGACCCTCGGCGCCGATATTGAACAGGCCGCAGCGAAACGCCAGCGCCACCGCCAGCCCCGCGAAGATGTATGGCGTCGCGCGCACCAGCGTGCCGATGATCGCCTTCTGCGAGCCAAACGCGCCTACAAACAGCCCGGCATACCCATCGAGCACAAACTTGATGCCGAACCAATCGCCGGTGAACTTCGGGCCAGACAGCCAGATAATCACCCCGCTCACCACCAGCGCGGTGATGATTGATAATAGCGGCAGCAAGGCCGACCGCGCGAGTCTACGGATTGTCTGCGCGTTCATCGATGCCCCCAGTGTGATACCATATTCGGATGCAACCGTAGAGGTAGTTTGAGTCGTGGGGGTACGGGGGCGGCTACACCGCCCCCGTAGCATTGTTCCGGCTTGTGGTATTACGACGCAGGCTTAGCCGGCGTCACGTTGGTCTTGAGCGTGCCATCGAGCAGCTGCTTGCGAATGTCGTCGAGCTTGGTCTTCAGATCGGCCGGCACTTTGCTTTCCAGATCATGGAACGGCGCCAGGCCAACCTCACCAAAGTTATTGCCACCCTTGAGCGTGCCCTTCACGGCCGCGATGATCAGGTTGGCGGTGCCCTTGTCGAGGATCTTGAACGCGCTGGTCAGCAGCACGTCCTTGGCCTCGGGTACCGTCAGGTACTGGTCGGTATCGACGCCGATCGCCATCACGCCTTTGTCTTTGCGCTCGGCGGCGGCCAGCAGCGCGCCATTGCCGGTGCGCCCGCCCGCGCCGAACACAACGTCGACGCCCTTATCAATCATCGACAGTGCGGTGGCCTTGCCCCACTCCGGGTCGCTGAAGGTCTTGTCGAAGCCGACATCGTTGTGGTAGACCGTCTGCACATCGGTGCTGGGCTTGGCCGCTAGAGCACCGGCGCGGTAGCCCTCGCCGAAGCGCCACACCGGCGGCACTGCGTCGGTGCCCAGGATCGCCCCGATCTTGCCCGACTGCGACAGCGAGGCGGCCAGGTAGCCGGCCAGGTAGCCGGCCTGATCCTCGTTGAACACCAGCCCGGCCACGTTCGGGATCTCTTCGGCCTGGAACTGGTCGACGCCAATGAACTTGACCGTGGGGTTGGCCTTGGCGGCGGCGTTGGTCGCATCCGCCAGCGCAAAGCCGACGGTTACGATCACGCTGTAGCCCTCCGAGATGAACTGGCCGATGTTCTTCTCGTAGTCGTTCGGGTCGGTGGTCTCGATCACCTTCGGCTCGACGCCTAGCTCCTTCGCGGCCATCTGCACGCCGGCCCAGGCCGAGTCGTTGAAGCTCTTGTCGCCCAGCTTGGCGATATCGGTAACCATACCGATCTTGACTGCGGCGGCGGCCGGGGCGGCGGTGGGTTCGGGCGCGGGCGCAGCAGTCGGTTCGGGCGCGGGCGCAGCAGTTGGTTCAGGCGCCGGTGCAGCGGTGGCGGCGGCCGGGGCGGCGGTGGGCTGCGTGGTAGTAGCAGCCTGGCCGCAGGCTGCCAGCACCGGCACGAGCAGTGCCAGCAACAGTACCAGCGCAGCAAACGATTTACGCATGAGCATCTTCCTCCTTGTGTGTGTCGAATAACACATTCGACATGAAGCATCTGTTGCCCAGCCAGCGCAACCTCAGGCAGGGTTGATCGGTCGCTCTATAGCCGCAGAGCCTCAAGCACCCGAAGCGATCTTGGGGCCAATCTTCGAGTCGCTGAGCCTTCGTGGCTGGTTGAAACCTCACGCTCCTCGGCTGTGGTTGTTTGCGCCATCGGGAACGCCGCGATTATAGCATAGTCAGATTAGGTTGCCAAATCTTGCGCGGCAAAAAATATGTGCAGTTGGGCGCCGGCATCACGCTGGCCTTGAGCGTGCCGTTGCGCAGATGCTTGCGAATATCGTCGGGCTTGGCCTGCTGATCGGCCGGCACCGTGCGCACCTGATGTAGCACATCGTTGCGGGTAGCCAGATTAGCGCATATACGCACCAGTGTGACACTACCTGTCACACGGATGTGCTACGCTCGAGTGTAGAACAGACTGCCAGGAAAGGAAGATCACATGGCGACGACGCAGACCGACGCCGCGCCGGGCCGCGCTGAGCGCATACTCGGCACGCTGCTGCTGGTACCCGAGGCGCCACTGCTCTTGCTGCTGCTCGGCGCCTATGCGGCGCTGGGCGCGCCGCCGCTGATCGGGCTGGGGCTGATGCTGCTGAGCATTGGCTTCATCGCGCGGCTGCTGGCGCTACTGGGCGCGCACATGGCCTACGAGGCGGCGCACTACCACGAGGCCGATCTGCTGATCGCGCTGGCGCTCACGCTCAACCCCTGGTCGCCCGATGCGCTGGCGCTGCATGGCTCGATCGCGCTGGCGCTAGGCCGCCCGGCCGAGGCCGAGCTGGCGCTACGGCGCGCGCTGGCGCGGCTGCCCGGCCGTGCCGATCGCTACACTGCGCTGAGCGGCACCCTGCTGGCGCTAGGCCGCCCGGCCGAGGCCGCCGAGGCGGCGCAGGCGGCTCTGCTGCGCGACCCCGCATGCGCGCTGGCGCAGCTATACCTGGCCGAGGCCGAGCAGGGTGGCGGCATGCCCGCGCTCGATGTCGAGGCGCGGCTGCGCACCGGGCTAGCGCTGGCCAGCACCCCTGAGGACGAAGCCGCGCTGCGCTGCGCGCTGGGCGCGTTGCTGTTCGGCGAGCAGCGCCGGGCCGAGGCCATGCTGATGCTGCGCGGCGCAGAGGCACTGCTGCCGCAGTGCAAGCCGGCCCGCCAGCTCGAGCTGCGCGTGCGGCTGGGCGAGCTTATGATCGCCCAGGGCCAGCTCGATCGCGCGCGCGAGCAGTTCCGCAGCGTCGCCGCGCTCGACCCAAGCGGGCGCTACACTGGCGCGGCCTGGCGGGCCAGCCACCTACTGTAGCAGGCGCTGCGCTTGCTTGGTCGCGGGCGCTGCGCCCCGCACCCCGCTACCAGGGTTTCGCGGGCGCTGCGCCCCGCAGGGCCGGCCCTGGCAAAGAGGGGATGTCCCGGGGTGCTAAGAAGGCATGCCCCGCCGGGGGCGCCCCCCTTAGGGGAACCCGGCCGGTTCCCCTAATACCCCTCCGGCAAAGGAAGTCATCCCAACCCTATGCGCATCGACTCATGCCATGGCCAATTATTGATCGGGATGTCCTGATCGAGAGTGCTAAGAAGGCATCTGCTGCGCCCGCACCCCGCTACCAGGGTTTCGCGGGCGCTGCGCCCCGCACCCCCGCGTGTTGCATCTGCTGCGCCCCGCACCCCGCTACCAGGGTTTCGCGGGCGCTGCGCCCCGCACCCTGCTTAGGGGAACCCGGCCGGTTCCCCTAATACCCCTCCGGCAAAGGAAGTCATCCCAACCCTATGCGCATCGACTCATGCCATGGCCAAGCGACTCAGGTAGTGCGCACTGAAGCACGCATCTCCCTTCCAAGGGATATTTGACAAAAGACCGAGCAGTCCCACGACCTTGCGAGAAGGTGGCAAACCACACGTTGCCCACAGCCACATTGACCGACGGGCTTCTGGATAAACTCTGGCATAAATATCCGTCTGAAACATTCGTGGCCTCGTGCGGCTCCTCGGCGGATCACGCCAAGACGGATTGACGCTGAATTGGTCTCCAACGCGAGCATGGCAGGCGGCTTACGCGCCTTGCAACCAAGGGTGCCAAGGGAAAGTTATCCTATGCGCAACGAGCATTAATCGAGTTATTGAACGGCCTCTTACGGGCGCAATCCTGGTGAAAATCGTCGAACAAGTGGGGCGACCGTCGGTCACGTCATCCTCCGCGCACGTTTCTCCTATCAACGGGGCATCGGGACTATGAGCCAGCAAATCTGGATGAGCAACAGTATGGCGAACGGTTAAAAAAGCTCAAGCCCCGAAGCGGGTGAAAAGATCGTCTTCTTTGACGAATCTGGTTCACACCACCTTCACGGCTGGGCGTAAAGCGCGTGTGCCGTCGTATGAAAGCCGTACTATCGCACGGTTTCGGCAGTCGATGCCCACGATGGGACAGAACATATCGACTTCGCGAAAAACTGAACTCCAAATGTCGGGATTATTTTCATCATTTAGCTATTGATACGAAACAAGCGGATACGGTCTCAGGTCATCATTGATAATAACTGATGCATAAAGACAAGATGCGCTACGACTCGGCGGATGGATTTCGGGTTCGATTTATCGATACGCCACGCACTCACCTGAATTGATCTCGCAAATAGTATCCACATTCGGCTCTTTCATCATTGCCATCACGACCAAAATTGATGAGCTTT
The sequence above is drawn from the Candidatus Kouleothrix ribensis genome and encodes:
- a CDS encoding ABC transporter ATP-binding protein; translated protein: MDREVVLEARNVTKTFPGVVANKDVSLKLYRGEVLALLGENGAGKTTLMNILYGLYHQDSGEMLVRGEPVRISRPSESIRRGIGMVHQHFMLVPVFTVAENIMLGAETLKGLALDTATVRQRINELSQQYNLNVDPDAYVKDLSVGQQQRVEIIKALYRKAEILILDEPTAVLTPQEADQLFAVIRILKAQGTSVIFISHKLKEVLAISDRIMVLRRGQVVGETSPHGATERSLAEMMVGRSVLLEVDKGPAHPGALVLELRALCVNDDRAQQVVNKVSLEVRAGEIVGIAGVQGNGQTELVEAITGLRHVQAGQVLIAGQDLTNAVPRTITEAGTAHVPEDRQEDGLVLSYSIADNLVLNTYYLAPFARGVVLDEAKIRENADELVKRFDVRTPSSAVPVGNLSGGNKQKVIIARELSRPVKLVIAAQPTRGVDVGSIEFIHQTIVAERDRGAAVLVISAELDEIMSLADRIAVMYHGQVVAVLPAGQASREDLGLLMAGAMPEQRGAALVADGGS
- a CDS encoding ABC transporter permease: MSRNRFLFIIGTVVALIVLTVVLGRDAESPEIVAASMLATTLRFATPITLGALAGLFCERSGVVNIAIEGMMLAAAMGAFVAAALTQNLGIGIVAGILTGMLMGLLHAWLSITFKVDQIVSGTVINILAAGLTGFLDTQVLSKAGLRSAGLLPQIPIPILSELPVVGPIFRQQPIAWTAIILVVVVHYVMFYTRWGLRTRAVGENPRAADTVGIRVKYMRYMNVLIGAGIAGLGGAYFTLEGVPSFETLITNGRGFIALAALIFGGWTSFGAWAAALLFGAANALQINAQQFGIPIPSQFVGMFPYLLTIIVLAGVIGRAYPPASVGVPYETE
- a CDS encoding ABC transporter permease, with product MNAQTIRRLARSALLPLLSIITALVVSGVIIWLSGPKFTGDWFGIKFVLDGYAGLFVGAFGSQKAIIGTLVRATPYIFAGLAVALAFRCGLFNIGAEGQLAIGALLAAGVGFGVKGMPAIIHLPLTLLVGMLGGFLWGMIPGFLKARTGAHEVITTIMLNYIAAQISGYLLNGPWKDSTNVTAQTPKIAEAARLPALLPGLHWGVVLAFLAAVGVWYFLWKTTWGFEIRTVGANSSAAKYAGINVSRNVVLALGLSGMLAGLAGAVQVAGVNYRSTLGFNVGYGFDSIAIALLGRNTSLGVVLSALLFGGLRNGATIMQFRTQISSDIISVIQALILIFVAAEQIIRWIYRVPATRDEAGQATLSKGWGKS
- a CDS encoding BMP family ABC transporter substrate-binding protein, with protein sequence MRKSFAALVLLLALLVPVLAACGQAATTTQPTAAPAAATAAPAPEPTAAPAPEPTAAPAPEPTAAPAAAAVKIGMVTDIAKLGDKSFNDSAWAGVQMAAKELGVEPKVIETTDPNDYEKNIGQFISEGYSVIVTVGFALADATNAAAKANPTVKFIGVDQFQAEEIPNVAGLVFNEDQAGYLAGYLAASLSQSGKIGAILGTDAVPPVWRFGEGYRAGALAAKPSTDVQTVYHNDVGFDKTFSDPEWGKATALSMIDKGVDVVFGAGGRTGNGALLAAAERKDKGVMAIGVDTDQYLTVPEAKDVLLTSAFKILDKGTANLIIAAVKGTLKGGNNFGEVGLAPFHDLESKVPADLKTKLDDIRKQLLDGTLKTNVTPAKPAS